The following are encoded in a window of Panicum virgatum strain AP13 chromosome 5N, P.virgatum_v5, whole genome shotgun sequence genomic DNA:
- the LOC120676475 gene encoding sugar transporter ERD6-like 5 isoform X2, with protein sequence MHRPDAGRPRQLSASAPNTDSKRGTADREGEPRPARAQMEHEDQEAQKPLLATAAGSSGDGRRGAASASSSSSSIAVVVASTAVAVAGSFEFGISVGYSSPSQPGIMRDLDLSLAEYSVFGSILTIGAMLGAIVSGTVADRVGRRFTMAISDLLCILGYLLITFSQNFWWLDIGRVSIGCGIGLLSYVVPVYISEITPKNLRGGFATVNQFMICCGASLAYVLGTFITWRTLAIIGAFQAELQKLRGKGVDMSEEAEEIKDFTEKLQHLPKSKVLDLFQKDYIHAVTVGVGLMALQQFGGVNAICFYASEIFVSAGFSSGNTGMLAMVAVQIPMTGLGVLLMEKAGRRPLLMISAAGTCLGCLLVGLSFLAKEHHWGKDLNILLALAGILVQSTDWLLFKDLNTLLALAGIFLSNRHTQNYCSEDFYFKPDFWWILFTGHGGNTMGYNVRDISHKHEGSSRKPCDPSKLAQLMDRLICLQLSPGVELLWHILHLRKHLWPHSCVCGTASARNKRKNPRRDSSLHELVLSGHLSQMICLSSLDSQICNVRVIVWDTVVCRHRSLYIIFYQ encoded by the exons ATGCACCGCCCGGACGCCGGTCGTCCTCGTCAGCTCAGCGCCTCAGCTCCAAACACAGACAGCAAGCGAGGGACGGCCGACCGAGAGGGAGAACCCAGGCCGGCCAGAGCCCAGATGGAGCATGAGGATCAAGAAGCGCAGAAGCCTCTCCTGGCCACGGCCGCCGGGAGCAGCGGCGATGGCCGTCGGGGAGCtgcgtccgcctcctcctcctcttcttcgattgccgtggtggtcgccagcaccgccgtcgccgtcgccggatccTTCGAGTTCGGCATCTCG GTGGGCTACTCGTCGCCTTCTCAGCCGGGCATCATGCGTGATCTCGACCTCTCCTTAGCCGAG TACTCTGTCTTTGGCTCGATACTAACCATTGGAGCAATGCTAGGAGCTATTGTCAGTGGTACCGTGGCAGACCGTGTCGGCCGAAGATTT ACAATGGCAATATCAGATCTTCTCTGCATTCTTGGATATCTCCTGATAACATTTTCCCAG AACTTTTGGTGGCTTGACATCGGACGGGTCTCAATTGGATGTGGAATTGGCCTTCTTTCATATGTG GTTCCAGTCTATATATCAGAGATAACACCAAAGAATCTCAGAGGAGGATTCGCAACTGTAAACCAG TTTATGATATGTTGCGGGGCATCTCTTGCTTATGTTTTGGGGACCTTTATCACTTGGCGTACCTTGGCAATCATCG GTGCATTTCAggcagagttgcagaagctAAGGGGAAAGGGAGTTGATATGTCTGAGGAAGCTGAAGAAATTAAA GATTTTACAGAAAAGCTTCAGCACTTACCAAAGTCAAAGGTTTTGGACCTGTTTCAGAAGGATTATATTCATGCTGTTACA GTTGGAGTTGGGCTAATGGCCCTTCAACAGTTTGGGGGAGTGAATGCCATTTGCTTCTATGCCAGTGAAATATTTGTTTCAGCTG GTTTTTCGTCAGGAAACACAGGAATGCTTGCTATGGTTGCTGTCCAG ATTCCGATGACGGGATTAGGGGTACTTCTAATGGAGAAGGCTGGAAGGAGGCCACTTTtgatg ATCTCTGCAGCTGGAACATGCCTGGGTTGCCTACTAGTTGGTTTGTCATTCTTAGCTAAG GAACATCACTGGGGAAAGGACCTGAACATATTGCTGGCTTTGGCAGGCATTCTGGTACAGAGTACAGACTGGTTATTGTTTAAGGACCTGAACACATTGCTGGCTTTGGCAGGCATTTTTCTCTCAAACAGACATACACAAAACTATTGTTCTGAAGATTTTTATTTTAAACCAGACTTTTGGTGGATCCTTTTCACTGGGCATGGGGGGAATACCATGGGTTATAATGTCAGAG ATATTTCCCATAAACATGAAGGGAGCAGCAGGAAGCCTTGTGACCCTAGTAAGCTGGCTCAGCTCATGGATCGTCTCATATGCCTTCAACTTTCTCCTGGTGTGGAACTCTTATG GCACATTCTTCATCTTCGCAAGCATCTGTGGCCTCACAGTTGTGTTTGTGGCACGGCTAGTGCCAGAAACAAAAGGAAGAACCCTAGAAGAGATTCAAGCCTCCATGAACTCGTCCTTAGCGGGCACCTCTCACAAATGATTTGCTTGTCTAGTTTAGATAGCCAAATATGTAACGTTCGGGTGATTGTCTGGGATACTGTTGTTTGTAGACATAGGAGTTTGTATATCATATTTTACCAATAA
- the LOC120676504 gene encoding flavonoid O-methyltransferase-like protein Os11g0303600, with amino-acid sequence MAAKANSSPSELVQAHVDLWNLTYSYHKSMALQCAVELGIPTAIHRRGGAASLPDLLATLPVPQARKPHLPRLMRFLVVTGVLALDAAPAGDAGSSGGVYRLTPLSRLLVDDAGAGARANGCTGTASLAPFVLAQTNRYHVGAAMRLSEWFRGGPDGDDTPFRMAHGTDQWDAWRRDPEVNKVFMDGLGADSQLTMDFVVTRCGEVFDGVGTLVDVGGGNGSTARAIARAFPHVRCSVLDLAHVIGHIQPSDGVQYIVGDMMSSIPPADAVLLKHVLHDWNDEDCVRILTQCKKAIVSEEKPSGGKVIIIDTVVGSPADDVMFLAQVTFDLNMLVTTPGRERDEHEWRSIFTAAGFGHHKKRPVLGFLSIIELYP; translated from the exons ATGGCGGCCAAGGCCAACTCGAGCCCATCAGAGCTTGTGCAGGCGCACGTCGACCTCTGGAACCTCACCTACAGCTACCACAAGTCCATGGCCCTGCAGTGCGCCGTGGAGCTCGGGATCCCCACCGCCAtccaccgccgcggcggcgccgcctccctccccgaCCTCCTCGCCACCCTCCCGGTGCCCCAGGCCAGGAAGCCCCACCTGCCTCGCCTCATGCGGTTCCTCGTCGTGACCGGCGTCCTCGCCCTCGACGCCGCCCCCGCCGGGGAcgccggcagcagcggcggcgtgtACCGCCTCACGCCGCTGTCTCGCCTCCTCGtggacgacgccggcgccggcgcccgcgccaaCGGGTGCACGGGCACGGCCAGCCTCGCGCCGTTCGTGCTCGCCCAGACCAACAGGTACCACGTCGGCGCGGCCATGCGCCTGTCGGAGTGGTTCCGGGGCGGCCCGGACGGCGACGACACGCCCTTCCGGATGGCGCACGGCACGGACCAGTGGGACGCGTGGCGCCGCGACCCGGAGGTGAACAAGGTGTTCATGGACGGGCTCGGGGCCGACAGCCAGCTCACCATGGACTTCGTGGTGACCCGGTGCGGCGAGGTGTTCGACGGCGTCGGCACGCTggtcgacgtcggcggcgggaACGGCAGCACGGCGAGGGCCATCGCGAGGGCGTTCCCGCACGTCAGGTGCTCGGTGCTGGACCTCGCCCACGTCATCGGCCACATCCAGCCGTCCGATGGCGTTCAGTACATAGTCGGTGATATGATGAGCTCGATCCCTCCTGCTGACGCTGTGCTGCTCAAG CACGTCTTGCATGACTGGAACGACGAGGACTGCGTCAGGATCCTAACTCAATGCAAGAAGGCCATTGTTTCGGAGGAGAAGCCATCAGGAGGGAAAGTGATCATCATAGACACAGTCGTCGGGTCTCCTGCCGATGACGTCATGTTCCTAGCCCAGGTCACGTTCGATCTGAACATGCTGGTGACGACGCCGGGCAGGGAGCGCGACGAGCACGAGTGGCGCAGTATATTCACGGCCGCGGGGTTCGGGCACCACAAGAAGAGGCCAGTCCTGGGGTTTCTCTCAATCATCGAGCTGTATCCATag
- the LOC120676475 gene encoding sugar transporter ERD6-like 5 isoform X3, translating to MHRPDAGRPRQLSASAPNTDSKRGTADREGEPRPARAQMEHEDQEAQKPLLATAAGSSGDGRRGAASASSSSSSIAVVVASTAVAVAGSFEFGISVGYSSPSQPGIMRDLDLSLAEYSVFGSILTIGAMLGAIVSGTVADRVGRRFTMAISDLLCILGYLLITFSQNFWWLDIGRVSIGCGIGLLSYVVPVYISEITPKNLRGGFATVNQFMICCGASLAYVLGTFITWRTLAIIGVAPCLLQLVGLLVTPESPRWLARFGHPGAFQAELQKLRGKGVDMSEEAEEIKDFTEKLQHLPKSKVLDLFQKDYIHAVTVGVGLMALQQFGGVNAICFYASEIFVSAGFSSGNTGMLAMVAVQIPMTGLGVLLMEKAGRRPLLMISAAGTCLGCLLVGLSFLAKEHHWGKDLNILLALAGILTFGGSFSLGMGGIPWVIMSEIFPINMKGAAGSLVTLVSWLSSWIVSYAFNFLLVWNSYGTFFIFASICGLTVVFVARLVPETKGRTLEEIQASMNSSLAGTSHK from the exons ATGCACCGCCCGGACGCCGGTCGTCCTCGTCAGCTCAGCGCCTCAGCTCCAAACACAGACAGCAAGCGAGGGACGGCCGACCGAGAGGGAGAACCCAGGCCGGCCAGAGCCCAGATGGAGCATGAGGATCAAGAAGCGCAGAAGCCTCTCCTGGCCACGGCCGCCGGGAGCAGCGGCGATGGCCGTCGGGGAGCtgcgtccgcctcctcctcctcttcttcgattgccgtggtggtcgccagcaccgccgtcgccgtcgccggatccTTCGAGTTCGGCATCTCG GTGGGCTACTCGTCGCCTTCTCAGCCGGGCATCATGCGTGATCTCGACCTCTCCTTAGCCGAG TACTCTGTCTTTGGCTCGATACTAACCATTGGAGCAATGCTAGGAGCTATTGTCAGTGGTACCGTGGCAGACCGTGTCGGCCGAAGATTT ACAATGGCAATATCAGATCTTCTCTGCATTCTTGGATATCTCCTGATAACATTTTCCCAG AACTTTTGGTGGCTTGACATCGGACGGGTCTCAATTGGATGTGGAATTGGCCTTCTTTCATATGTG GTTCCAGTCTATATATCAGAGATAACACCAAAGAATCTCAGAGGAGGATTCGCAACTGTAAACCAG TTTATGATATGTTGCGGGGCATCTCTTGCTTATGTTTTGGGGACCTTTATCACTTGGCGTACCTTGGCAATCATCG GAGTGGCACCATGTTTACTGCAGTTGGTTGGCCTTCTTGTGACTCCTGAATCCCCTAGATGGCTG GCAAGGTTTGGACACCCAGGTGCATTTCAggcagagttgcagaagctAAGGGGAAAGGGAGTTGATATGTCTGAGGAAGCTGAAGAAATTAAA GATTTTACAGAAAAGCTTCAGCACTTACCAAAGTCAAAGGTTTTGGACCTGTTTCAGAAGGATTATATTCATGCTGTTACA GTTGGAGTTGGGCTAATGGCCCTTCAACAGTTTGGGGGAGTGAATGCCATTTGCTTCTATGCCAGTGAAATATTTGTTTCAGCTG GTTTTTCGTCAGGAAACACAGGAATGCTTGCTATGGTTGCTGTCCAG ATTCCGATGACGGGATTAGGGGTACTTCTAATGGAGAAGGCTGGAAGGAGGCCACTTTtgatg ATCTCTGCAGCTGGAACATGCCTGGGTTGCCTACTAGTTGGTTTGTCATTCTTAGCTAAG GAACATCACTGGGGAAAGGACCTGAACATATTGCTGGCTTTGGCAGGCATTCTG ACTTTTGGTGGATCCTTTTCACTGGGCATGGGGGGAATACCATGGGTTATAATGTCAGAG ATATTTCCCATAAACATGAAGGGAGCAGCAGGAAGCCTTGTGACCCTAGTAAGCTGGCTCAGCTCATGGATCGTCTCATATGCCTTCAACTTTCTCCTGGTGTGGAACTCTTATG GCACATTCTTCATCTTCGCAAGCATCTGTGGCCTCACAGTTGTGTTTGTGGCACGGCTAGTGCCAGAAACAAAAGGAAGAACCCTAGAAGAGATTCAAGCCTCCATGAACTCGTCCTTAGCGGGCACCTCTCACAAATGA
- the LOC120676475 gene encoding sugar transporter ERD6-like 5 isoform X1: MHRPDAGRPRQLSASAPNTDSKRGTADREGEPRPARAQMEHEDQEAQKPLLATAAGSSGDGRRGAASASSSSSSIAVVVASTAVAVAGSFEFGISVGYSSPSQPGIMRDLDLSLAEYSVFGSILTIGAMLGAIVSGTVADRVGRRFTMAISDLLCILGYLLITFSQNFWWLDIGRVSIGCGIGLLSYVVPVYISEITPKNLRGGFATVNQFMICCGASLAYVLGTFITWRTLAIIGVAPCLLQLVGLLVTPESPRWLARFGHPGAFQAELQKLRGKGVDMSEEAEEIKDFTEKLQHLPKSKVLDLFQKDYIHAVTVGVGLMALQQFGGVNAICFYASEIFVSAGFSSGNTGMLAMVAVQIPMTGLGVLLMEKAGRRPLLMISAAGTCLGCLLVGLSFLAKEHHWGKDLNILLALAGILVQSTDWLLFKDLNTLLALAGIFLSNRHTQNYCSEDFYFKPDFWWILFTGHGGNTMGYNVRDISHKHEGSSRKPCDPSKLAQLMDRLICLQLSPGVELLWHILHLRKHLWPHSCVCGTASARNKRKNPRRDSSLHELVLSGHLSQMICLSSLDSQICNVRVIVWDTVVCRHRSLYIIFYQ; encoded by the exons ATGCACCGCCCGGACGCCGGTCGTCCTCGTCAGCTCAGCGCCTCAGCTCCAAACACAGACAGCAAGCGAGGGACGGCCGACCGAGAGGGAGAACCCAGGCCGGCCAGAGCCCAGATGGAGCATGAGGATCAAGAAGCGCAGAAGCCTCTCCTGGCCACGGCCGCCGGGAGCAGCGGCGATGGCCGTCGGGGAGCtgcgtccgcctcctcctcctcttcttcgattgccgtggtggtcgccagcaccgccgtcgccgtcgccggatccTTCGAGTTCGGCATCTCG GTGGGCTACTCGTCGCCTTCTCAGCCGGGCATCATGCGTGATCTCGACCTCTCCTTAGCCGAG TACTCTGTCTTTGGCTCGATACTAACCATTGGAGCAATGCTAGGAGCTATTGTCAGTGGTACCGTGGCAGACCGTGTCGGCCGAAGATTT ACAATGGCAATATCAGATCTTCTCTGCATTCTTGGATATCTCCTGATAACATTTTCCCAG AACTTTTGGTGGCTTGACATCGGACGGGTCTCAATTGGATGTGGAATTGGCCTTCTTTCATATGTG GTTCCAGTCTATATATCAGAGATAACACCAAAGAATCTCAGAGGAGGATTCGCAACTGTAAACCAG TTTATGATATGTTGCGGGGCATCTCTTGCTTATGTTTTGGGGACCTTTATCACTTGGCGTACCTTGGCAATCATCG GAGTGGCACCATGTTTACTGCAGTTGGTTGGCCTTCTTGTGACTCCTGAATCCCCTAGATGGCTG GCAAGGTTTGGACACCCAGGTGCATTTCAggcagagttgcagaagctAAGGGGAAAGGGAGTTGATATGTCTGAGGAAGCTGAAGAAATTAAA GATTTTACAGAAAAGCTTCAGCACTTACCAAAGTCAAAGGTTTTGGACCTGTTTCAGAAGGATTATATTCATGCTGTTACA GTTGGAGTTGGGCTAATGGCCCTTCAACAGTTTGGGGGAGTGAATGCCATTTGCTTCTATGCCAGTGAAATATTTGTTTCAGCTG GTTTTTCGTCAGGAAACACAGGAATGCTTGCTATGGTTGCTGTCCAG ATTCCGATGACGGGATTAGGGGTACTTCTAATGGAGAAGGCTGGAAGGAGGCCACTTTtgatg ATCTCTGCAGCTGGAACATGCCTGGGTTGCCTACTAGTTGGTTTGTCATTCTTAGCTAAG GAACATCACTGGGGAAAGGACCTGAACATATTGCTGGCTTTGGCAGGCATTCTGGTACAGAGTACAGACTGGTTATTGTTTAAGGACCTGAACACATTGCTGGCTTTGGCAGGCATTTTTCTCTCAAACAGACATACACAAAACTATTGTTCTGAAGATTTTTATTTTAAACCAGACTTTTGGTGGATCCTTTTCACTGGGCATGGGGGGAATACCATGGGTTATAATGTCAGAG ATATTTCCCATAAACATGAAGGGAGCAGCAGGAAGCCTTGTGACCCTAGTAAGCTGGCTCAGCTCATGGATCGTCTCATATGCCTTCAACTTTCTCCTGGTGTGGAACTCTTATG GCACATTCTTCATCTTCGCAAGCATCTGTGGCCTCACAGTTGTGTTTGTGGCACGGCTAGTGCCAGAAACAAAAGGAAGAACCCTAGAAGAGATTCAAGCCTCCATGAACTCGTCCTTAGCGGGCACCTCTCACAAATGATTTGCTTGTCTAGTTTAGATAGCCAAATATGTAACGTTCGGGTGATTGTCTGGGATACTGTTGTTTGTAGACATAGGAGTTTGTATATCATATTTTACCAATAA
- the LOC120676498 gene encoding uncharacterized protein LOC120676498, producing MSSITAGTYPESVSSCHPPTPPSSPPHHPAPPSAIHGAPLRRRFDFADANSGGDLDDDDFIRAVEYIERAPSCVCRRGNCVVERDEQRGRWVYVCPSQPKCNHVSLCEEVGLDPELQPTARNHPKSRNNCVINISSNHVAEPTTIINDVYLRGAGATTPNIISPQATIPKPPLKSTFQSAGTTMPLHVSPKGPSATAAVKVRPQGARSNDKKPICKCTAGKCRVLRVGSEDYYVCPIPKGHGACSYMMHVVSAVNEPTQTGTMGDKHLKDNHIEKEANESNLAQAEEENDTNEPVNPSQPVEKEAHGNNLLQTGDNTANGSVNSPQSDDECPVDAVNNEIVLAAQAMPSAEVCQASLSMKCEMTAEAEAPTKSPAPPYGTSSPINPRSENRVSPTGRILEAFGELMISFCSGLCAP from the exons ATGAGCAGCATCACCGCCGGCACCTACCCGGAGAGCGTCAGCTCCTGCCACCCTCCCACCCCACCTTCTTCCCCTCCCCATCATCCGGCACCGCCATCAGCCATCCACGGGGCCCCACTGAGGCGGCGGTTCGACTTCGCCGACGCCAACTCCGGCGGCGACCTGGACGATGACGACTTCATCCGCGCCGTGGAATACATTGAGCGGGCCCCGTCGTGCGTTTGCAGGCGCGGTAACTGCGTGGTGGAGCGGGACGAGCAGCGCGGCCGCTGGGTGTACGTCTGCCCGTCGCAGCCG AAGTGCAACCACGTTTCCTTGTGTGAAGAAGTAGGTCTTGATCCTGAATTACAACCTACTGCTAGGAATCATCCTAAATCAAGAAATAATTGTGTGATCAACATCTCAAGCAATCATGTGGCTGAACCTACAACAATAATTAATGATGTTTATCTCCGAGGCGCTGGTGCCACAACTCCAAATATTATCAGCCCCCAGGCTACTATTCCTAAACCTCCACTCAAATCCACTTTCCAAAGTGCTGGTACTACAATGCCACTTCATGTTAGTCCAAAAGGCCCAAGTGCTACAGCTGCGGTAAAAGTTCGTCCCCAAGGGGCTAGATCTAATGATAAAAAGCCAATCTGCAAGTGTACTGCCGGGAAGTGCAGAGTATTGAGAGTGGGCAGCGAAGACTACTATGTATGTCCTATACCCAAG GGACATGGCGCATGTAGTTACATGATGCATGTAGTTTCTGCTGTTAATGAACCAACACAAACTGGAACAATGGGGGATAAGCATTTGAAGGACAATCATATCGAGAAGGAAGCTAATGAAAGCAATCTAGCTCAAGCAGAAGAAGAAAATGATACAAATGAACCAGTCAATCCTTCTCAACCTGTtgagaaagaagctcatggaaacaatcttCTTCAAACAGGAGATAACACTGCAAATGGGTCAGTCAATTCTCCTCAATCTGATGATGAATGCCCAGTTGATGCCGTCAACAACGAAATCGTACTCGCAGCCCAAGCAATGCCAAGTGCTGAAGTTTGTCAGGCATCACTAAGTATGAAGTGTGAAATGACCGCCGAGGCGGAAGCACCCACAAAATCACCCGCGCCACCTTATGGTACCAGCAGTCCCATTAATCCACGATCAGAAAACCGTGTGTCCCCAACTGGGAGGATATTAGAAGCATTTGGTGAACTGATGATCTCGTTCTGCTCTGGGCTATGTGCCCCATAA